One window from the genome of Nitrosospira multiformis encodes:
- a CDS encoding DUF3619 family protein, with protein MNEPELGRKVTRLLDHGLHDIKQSTVNQLQSARRAALENYHMAEEIVTAGHGVSARGGHDSHVKTRKLLSLVTLLFALLSVIYWQTLQQSDENEEIDIMLLVDDLPINAYLNDEFDAWLDRP; from the coding sequence ATGAATGAACCGGAGTTGGGGAGAAAAGTTACGCGGCTGCTGGATCATGGTCTGCATGATATCAAGCAGAGCACGGTGAATCAGCTGCAATCGGCACGCAGAGCCGCTCTCGAGAATTATCATATGGCCGAGGAAATCGTCACGGCCGGTCACGGTGTTTCCGCACGAGGCGGACATGACTCGCACGTTAAAACGAGAAAATTGCTATCCTTGGTAACTTTGCTATTCGCTCTTTTAAGTGTGATCTATTGGCAGACGCTACAGCAGAGCGATGAAAACGAGGAAATTGACATAATGTTGCTAGTTGATGACCTCCCAATCAACGCCTATCTCAACGACGAGTTTGATGCATGGCTAGATCGCCCCTAG
- a CDS encoding DUF3106 domain-containing protein: protein MSLSAPALSESSQPVWNGLNPQQREVLAPLAQEWDSMDATKKKKWLGIAKRYPGMTPAEQHRTQLQMRDWYSLTPEQRELVREKYKTIKKLPPDKRQEIKQKWRDYEQIPEDQRGGK, encoded by the coding sequence ATGTCGCTTTCAGCTCCTGCACTATCTGAATCCAGTCAGCCTGTCTGGAATGGATTGAATCCTCAGCAGCGGGAAGTTCTCGCTCCGCTTGCGCAAGAGTGGGATAGTATGGACGCCACAAAAAAAAAGAAATGGCTGGGCATTGCTAAACGCTATCCAGGAATGACGCCTGCAGAGCAGCATCGCACGCAGTTGCAGATGCGCGATTGGTATTCGCTGACCCCTGAGCAGCGTGAGCTGGTGCGTGAAAAGTACAAAACAATCAAAAAGCTGCCACCCGACAAGCGCCAGGAAATAAAGCAGAAATGGCGAGATTATGAGCAGATTCCCGAAGATCAGCGAGGCGGCAAATAG